A genomic window from Gallus gallus isolate bGalGal1 chromosome 33, bGalGal1.mat.broiler.GRCg7b, whole genome shotgun sequence includes:
- the LOC112530892 gene encoding olfactory receptor 14I1-like gives MPNSSSISEFLLLALADTRQLQLLHFWLLLGIYLAALLGNGLISTAVACDHRLHTPMYFFLLNLALLDLGCISTTLPKAMANALWHTRDISYAGCAAQVFFFVFFLSAEYFLLTVMSYDRYVAICKPL, from the coding sequence atgcccaacagcagctccatcagcgagttcctcctcctggcgttggcagacacgcggcagctgcagctcctgcacttctggctcttgctgggcatctacctggctgccctcctgggcaacggcctcatcagcacagccgtagcctgcgaccaccgcctgcacacccccatgtacttcttcctcctcaacctcgccctcctcgacctgggctgcatctccaccactctccccaaagccatggccaatgccctctggcacaccagggacatctcctacgcaggatgtgctgcacaggtcttcttctttgtcttcttcctctcggcagaatattttcttctcactgtgatgtcctatgaccgctatgttgccatctgcaagcccctg